From the genome of Actinacidiphila yeochonensis CN732, one region includes:
- a CDS encoding LacI family DNA-binding transcriptional regulator has protein sequence MATARKPETGTPTVYDVAERASVSIATVSRVYRSPDAVRAPTREKVLAAAQELGYVPSGSARGLASRNTGILGLCFPDYTDPATDAPGDGDENAATLYADHIIRGMERAARSRGYALLIAASLSEGPTNLVATLAGHVDGFAVMSRTVAAKELETVSRRMPVVMLAGPPELEHLDNVQVDNRDGQRELTCHLIREHGLTDLAFVGGPADSPDAEERFFGYQDACRDSGLPVPAEPTLRGGLTRTAGRDAARTLVEAASGRPAGLPQALLLANDQMAVGALEEFAAHGIRVPQDIAVTGFDGLPLGAMAHPPLTTVRQPSRRIGEEAVALLVDRVAAPQREPHSLVLPVSLVLRASCGCADAVPAPRQG, from the coding sequence GTGGCCACTGCGCGGAAGCCGGAGACGGGGACGCCGACGGTCTACGACGTGGCCGAGCGCGCCAGTGTGTCCATCGCCACAGTGTCCCGGGTCTACCGCTCCCCCGACGCGGTGCGCGCGCCCACCCGGGAGAAGGTGCTCGCGGCCGCCCAGGAGCTCGGCTACGTGCCCAGCGGCAGCGCGCGCGGCCTGGCCAGCCGGAACACCGGCATCCTCGGCCTGTGCTTCCCCGACTACACCGACCCCGCGACGGACGCCCCCGGCGACGGTGACGAGAACGCCGCCACCCTCTACGCCGACCACATCATCCGCGGCATGGAGCGCGCGGCCCGCAGCCGCGGCTACGCCCTGCTGATCGCCGCCTCGCTCAGCGAGGGTCCGACGAACCTGGTCGCCACCCTGGCCGGGCACGTCGACGGCTTCGCGGTGATGTCCCGGACCGTCGCCGCCAAGGAGCTGGAGACGGTCTCCCGCAGGATGCCGGTGGTCATGCTGGCCGGTCCGCCCGAGTTGGAGCATCTCGACAACGTCCAGGTCGACAACCGCGACGGGCAGCGCGAACTGACCTGCCATCTGATCCGCGAACACGGCCTGACCGACCTGGCGTTCGTCGGCGGACCCGCGGACTCCCCCGACGCCGAGGAGCGCTTCTTCGGCTACCAGGACGCCTGCCGCGACTCCGGCCTGCCGGTCCCGGCCGAGCCCACCCTGCGCGGCGGACTCACCCGCACCGCCGGCCGGGACGCCGCCCGGACCCTCGTCGAGGCCGCCTCCGGCAGGCCGGCCGGCCTGCCCCAAGCACTGCTGCTGGCCAACGACCAGATGGCGGTCGGCGCGTTGGAGGAGTTCGCCGCGCACGGCATCCGCGTCCCCCAGGACATCGCGGTGACCGGCTTCGACGGCCTCCCCCTCGGAGCGATGGCCCACCCGCCGCTGACCACCGTGCGGCAGCCCAGCCGGCGGATCGGCGAGGAGGCCGTCGCCCTGCTCGTGGACCGCGTCGCCGCGCCGCAGCGCGAGCCGCACTCCCTCGTCCTGCCGGTCTCGCTGGTGCTCCGCGCGAGCTGCGGCTGCGCGGACGCGGTTCCGGCCCCCCGGCAGGGGTAG
- a CDS encoding ABC transporter permease, translating into MTSSTATPPAPTAPVTPAEPSTSGVVRALQVFGRSFRTVWSNGKARVGLVILAVFVLVAIFAPVLAPYSPHANNFAPDIGSNSSHLLGTTGAGEDVLSQLLYGARVSILVGFVAGGISTLVAVAVGLSWGYLRNWVGEVVNFIVNLFLVVPGLPLMIIIAAYAQNGGLPVIVLVVVITGWAWGARVLRAQTQSLRSRDFVTAALFSGESATRVVFREILPNMTSMIAGSFFGAATAAVLAESGLSFLGLGDPFTVSWGSMLYWAQNSNALLTGQWILLFAPGLCVALLATAMTLVNFGVDGLSNPRLREGNGR; encoded by the coding sequence ATGACTTCCTCTACTGCGACCCCGCCGGCCCCCACGGCGCCGGTGACGCCCGCGGAGCCCTCGACCTCAGGTGTCGTGCGCGCGCTCCAGGTGTTCGGCCGCTCGTTCCGCACGGTGTGGAGCAACGGCAAGGCCCGGGTGGGCCTGGTGATCCTGGCGGTCTTCGTCCTCGTGGCGATCTTCGCGCCGGTACTGGCCCCGTACTCGCCGCACGCGAACAACTTCGCGCCCGACATCGGGTCCAACTCCTCCCACCTCCTGGGCACGACCGGAGCCGGCGAGGACGTGCTGTCCCAGCTGCTGTACGGCGCGCGGGTGTCGATCCTGGTCGGCTTCGTGGCCGGCGGCATCTCCACGCTGGTCGCGGTGGCGGTCGGCCTGTCCTGGGGCTACCTGCGGAACTGGGTCGGTGAAGTGGTCAACTTCATCGTCAACCTCTTCCTGGTCGTCCCCGGTCTGCCCCTGATGATCATCATCGCGGCCTACGCCCAGAACGGCGGCCTGCCGGTCATCGTGCTGGTCGTCGTGATCACCGGCTGGGCCTGGGGAGCGCGCGTGCTGCGGGCGCAGACCCAGTCGCTGCGCAGCCGGGACTTCGTCACCGCGGCGCTGTTCAGCGGCGAGAGCGCGACCCGGGTGGTGTTCCGGGAGATCCTGCCCAACATGACCTCGATGATCGCGGGCTCCTTCTTCGGCGCCGCCACCGCGGCGGTGCTGGCCGAGTCGGGGCTCTCCTTCCTCGGACTCGGCGACCCGTTCACGGTCAGCTGGGGCTCGATGCTCTACTGGGCGCAGAACTCCAACGCCCTCCTCACCGGCCAGTGGATTCTGCTCTTCGCCCCGGGTCTGTGCGTCGCGCTGCTGGCCACCGCGATGACCCTGGTCAACTTCGGCGTCGACGGGCTGAGCAACCCGCGGCTGCGGGAAGGAAACGGACGATGA
- a CDS encoding ABC transporter substrate-binding protein has protein sequence MTRARGKRLSAVAALGVATVLVATGCSVSVKSGTSNVGPTTLLVGGADNGSPALFRNFNPFSPNKRNLTTWMYEPLEVLNNLNSAETPFLATGYTQPDAKTVDFTIRKGVKWSDGKAFTPADVVFTLDMLKAHPALDVNGDWQHIKSLSASGDHVVFHLKTADVPAAKVIEQTLIVPEHIWRNVKDPVTYTDPNPVVTGPYTLERFTPNQYTLAKNKNYWQADKVAVQKIVVPGSASDLAIATQGFDWAYSFFPNVDNTWVKADKQHNSYWFPPGGIVGLLPNLTKAPFNNLNFRQGLSDALDRQQIADKAEQGYVKAASQTGLLLPNEKASLNPAIPNQGVVTQNTTAAYAAFAKAGYTKRGGKLVNSAGKALTVNLTTPDGWADWLQGAQEIIQQLRAVGITVKLDKPQPAGYQQDLQNGEFDLALGTIGGSGSLFQDYNNQLNSDFKKPVGTSTASNFQRYGSAATDSLLDQLKATSDPAKEQQLTNQLQNVVYQQLPFLSIFYGGLWGLSSDAKFTGWPSTKNPYASLMTWGSTPLLVMTHLRLAK, from the coding sequence ATGACGCGTGCCCGCGGGAAGCGGCTGAGTGCCGTCGCCGCACTCGGTGTCGCCACTGTGCTCGTCGCGACCGGGTGTTCGGTATCCGTCAAGTCGGGCACGTCCAACGTCGGCCCCACGACCCTGCTGGTCGGTGGCGCCGACAACGGCTCGCCGGCCCTCTTCCGGAACTTCAACCCGTTCTCGCCGAACAAGCGCAACCTGACGACGTGGATGTACGAGCCGCTGGAGGTTCTCAACAACCTCAACAGCGCCGAGACGCCGTTCCTGGCCACCGGCTACACGCAGCCGGACGCCAAGACCGTCGACTTCACCATCAGGAAGGGCGTGAAGTGGTCGGACGGCAAGGCGTTCACGCCGGCGGACGTGGTCTTCACCCTCGACATGCTGAAGGCGCACCCGGCGCTGGACGTCAACGGTGACTGGCAGCACATAAAGTCGCTGTCCGCCTCCGGCGACCACGTGGTGTTCCACCTCAAGACCGCCGACGTCCCCGCCGCGAAGGTCATCGAGCAGACGCTCATCGTCCCGGAGCACATCTGGCGGAACGTCAAGGACCCGGTGACCTACACCGACCCCAACCCGGTGGTCACCGGCCCGTACACGCTGGAGCGGTTCACCCCCAACCAGTACACGCTGGCGAAGAACAAGAACTACTGGCAGGCCGACAAGGTCGCGGTCCAGAAGATCGTCGTCCCGGGCTCCGCCTCCGACCTGGCGATCGCCACGCAGGGCTTCGACTGGGCGTACTCCTTCTTCCCGAACGTCGACAACACCTGGGTGAAGGCGGACAAGCAGCACAACAGCTACTGGTTCCCGCCGGGCGGCATCGTCGGACTGCTGCCCAACCTCACCAAGGCGCCGTTCAACAACCTGAACTTCCGCCAGGGCCTCTCGGACGCGCTGGACCGGCAGCAGATCGCCGACAAGGCCGAGCAGGGCTACGTGAAGGCGGCCAGCCAGACCGGCCTGCTGCTGCCCAACGAGAAGGCCTCGCTCAACCCCGCCATCCCGAACCAGGGCGTGGTCACGCAGAACACGACCGCCGCGTACGCCGCCTTCGCCAAGGCCGGCTACACCAAGCGGGGCGGCAAGCTCGTGAACAGCGCGGGCAAGGCGCTGACCGTCAACCTCACCACGCCGGACGGCTGGGCCGACTGGCTGCAGGGCGCGCAGGAGATCATCCAGCAGCTGCGGGCGGTCGGGATCACGGTCAAGCTCGACAAGCCGCAGCCCGCCGGCTACCAGCAGGACCTCCAGAACGGCGAATTCGACCTGGCGCTGGGCACCATCGGCGGCTCGGGCTCGCTCTTCCAGGACTACAACAACCAGCTGAACTCGGACTTCAAGAAGCCGGTGGGCACCTCCACCGCTTCCAACTTCCAGCGTTACGGCTCCGCCGCGACCGACTCGCTGCTCGACCAGCTCAAGGCGACCAGCGATCCGGCCAAGGAACAGCAGCTCACCAACCAGCTCCAGAACGTGGTGTACCAGCAGCTGCCGTTCCTCTCGATCTTCTACGGCGGGCTGTGGGGTCTCTCCAGCGACGCGAAGTTCACCGGTTGGCCCAGTACGAAGAATCCCTATGCGTCATTGATGACCTGGGGTTCGACCCCGCTTCTGGTGATGACGCATCTGCGGTTGGCGAAGTAG
- a CDS encoding chitobiase/beta-hexosaminidase C-terminal domain-containing protein: MRAFLTEARSGPAARPRRRAVAVLGALALLLAGLLGLSETVGTAVADSSDYTQSVSQTGAAQAQLTFTPTSASSYVIVHYLVNSANQQNVQMTAAGSAWTYTVGGLSSGSVLTYSFTYTKGGPQYDTPQFTYTQGGGTTTTPPAGTVATPTFSPGGGTYASAQSVTISDATSGAAIHYTTNGSTPTASSATYSGAINVAATTTLQAIAVKSGSTTSAVASATYTIGSTAAGCPAQSDTPDFGSNVHIFDPSMGSTAIQSQLDAQFAQMKDTQTAQFSENRVADLFKPGTYSVEDNVGFYTSVAGLGQNPDDVTINGDVTVDAFNASDAGNATQNFWRSAENLAINPSSGTDRWAVAQAAPFRRIDVHGNLALYPASYGYASGGYIADTKVSGQASSVSQQQWYTRDSSLGSWSGGVWNMVFSGVSGAPATTFPSPPETTLSTTPVSRDVPYLYIDGSGKYHVFLPSLRTNASGPSWASGSTPGSSLPMSQFYVVKAGDTAATINTALAEGCNLFVTPGVYHLSQTLNVTKANTVILGVGYPTFVPDNGVNAMQVADVDGVRIKGLLFDAGTTNSQALLTVGPSGSSASHAANPTTIQDVFFRIGGEVAGKATQSLVVNSNDTIIDHIWAWRADHGNAGTVGWTTNTADTGLTVNGANVLADGLFVEHYQKYEVVWNGQNGKTIFFQNENPYDPPNQAAWMSSSGVNGYAAYKVGANVTSHEAWGLGSYCYFNVNPAVNNYHAFEVPNTPGVKFHDALTVSLGGVGTITHVINDTGAVTASNTTPSNVVSFP; the protein is encoded by the coding sequence ATGCGCGCATTCCTCACCGAGGCCCGGTCCGGGCCCGCCGCACGGCCCAGACGGCGTGCCGTCGCCGTGCTCGGCGCCCTCGCCCTGCTGCTGGCCGGACTGCTCGGCCTGTCGGAGACGGTCGGGACCGCCGTAGCGGACTCCTCCGACTACACCCAGAGCGTCAGCCAGACCGGCGCCGCCCAGGCCCAGCTCACCTTCACGCCGACCTCGGCCTCCTCCTACGTCATCGTGCACTACCTGGTGAACAGCGCGAACCAGCAGAACGTCCAGATGACGGCGGCCGGTTCGGCCTGGACCTACACGGTCGGCGGCCTGTCCAGCGGGTCGGTGCTGACCTACTCCTTCACCTACACCAAGGGCGGACCGCAGTACGACACCCCGCAGTTCACCTACACGCAGGGCGGCGGGACCACCACCACGCCCCCGGCCGGGACCGTCGCCACACCGACCTTCAGCCCGGGCGGCGGCACCTACGCCTCCGCCCAGTCGGTGACGATCTCCGACGCCACCTCGGGCGCGGCCATCCACTACACCACCAACGGCAGCACGCCGACCGCGTCCTCGGCCACCTACAGCGGAGCGATCAACGTCGCCGCCACCACCACCCTCCAGGCGATCGCGGTGAAGTCCGGCTCCACCACCTCGGCCGTGGCCAGCGCCACCTACACCATCGGCAGCACCGCCGCCGGGTGCCCGGCGCAGTCCGACACCCCCGACTTCGGCTCGAACGTCCACATCTTCGACCCGTCGATGGGCAGCACCGCCATCCAGTCCCAACTGGACGCGCAGTTCGCCCAGATGAAGGACACCCAGACCGCCCAGTTCAGCGAGAACCGGGTCGCCGACCTGTTCAAGCCCGGCACCTACAGCGTCGAGGACAACGTCGGCTTCTACACCTCGGTGGCCGGGCTCGGGCAGAACCCGGACGACGTGACGATCAACGGCGACGTCACCGTGGACGCCTTCAACGCCTCCGACGCGGGCAACGCCACCCAGAACTTCTGGCGGTCCGCCGAGAACCTCGCCATCAACCCCTCCAGCGGCACCGACCGCTGGGCGGTCGCCCAGGCCGCGCCCTTCCGGCGCATCGACGTGCACGGCAACCTGGCCCTCTACCCGGCCAGTTACGGCTACGCCAGCGGCGGCTACATCGCCGACACCAAGGTCAGCGGCCAGGCGTCGTCGGTCTCGCAGCAGCAGTGGTACACCCGGGACAGCAGCCTCGGCAGCTGGTCGGGCGGCGTGTGGAACATGGTCTTCTCGGGCGTGAGCGGCGCCCCGGCCACCACCTTCCCGAGCCCGCCGGAGACCACCCTGAGCACCACCCCGGTCTCCCGCGACGTCCCCTACCTCTACATCGACGGCTCCGGCAAGTACCACGTGTTCCTGCCGAGCCTGCGCACCAACGCCTCCGGCCCGAGCTGGGCGAGCGGCAGCACCCCGGGCAGCTCGCTGCCGATGAGCCAGTTCTACGTGGTCAAGGCCGGTGACACCGCGGCCACCATCAACACCGCGCTGGCCGAGGGCTGCAACCTCTTCGTCACCCCGGGGGTGTACCACCTCAGCCAGACGCTCAACGTCACCAAGGCCAACACGGTGATCCTGGGCGTCGGCTACCCGACCTTCGTGCCGGACAACGGCGTCAACGCGATGCAGGTCGCGGACGTGGACGGGGTCCGGATCAAGGGGCTCCTCTTCGACGCGGGCACCACCAACTCCCAGGCCCTGCTGACCGTCGGGCCCTCCGGCTCCTCGGCGAGCCACGCCGCCAACCCGACCACGATCCAGGACGTGTTCTTCCGGATCGGCGGCGAGGTGGCCGGCAAGGCGACCCAGAGCCTGGTGGTCAACAGCAACGACACGATCATCGACCACATCTGGGCCTGGCGGGCCGACCACGGCAACGCCGGCACGGTCGGCTGGACCACCAACACCGCCGACACCGGCCTGACCGTCAACGGCGCCAACGTCCTGGCCGACGGCCTGTTCGTGGAGCACTACCAGAAGTACGAGGTGGTGTGGAACGGCCAGAACGGGAAGACGATCTTCTTCCAGAACGAGAACCCGTACGACCCGCCCAACCAGGCCGCCTGGATGAGCTCGTCGGGGGTCAACGGCTACGCGGCCTACAAGGTCGGCGCCAACGTCACCAGCCACGAGGCATGGGGGCTGGGCAGTTACTGCTACTTCAACGTCAACCCGGCCGTGAACAACTACCACGCCTTCGAGGTGCCGAACACCCCGGGCGTGAAGTTCCACGACGCGCTCACCGTCTCGCTCGGCGGCGTGGGCACCATCACCCACGTCATCAACGACACCGGAGCGGTCACCGCGTCCAACACCACGCCCAGCAACGTGGTCTCCTTCCCGTAG
- a CDS encoding ABC transporter ATP-binding protein has product MSLLDVRNLSIVYEPRGAEPTTAVKDATFTIEEGEFVGLVGESGSGKSTLGFALTRLAKPPARMAGGQILFDGTDIAQLDTEQLRVQRHGGFAMVLQSGMNALNPVRTIGNHFGDIFAAHGHVPRPRRRSRAVELLEKVELTESVLDRYPGELSGGMRQRVSIALALSLEPRLMVFDEPTTALDVMVQHAVMRTIRELQESEGFTAILISHDLGVVLESTARVMVMKDGVIVEDAPSKDIFERPQHAYTRDLLGHYADPRAEVVELPGLPAMEKAADGRKAGDRQADGKKSSTGGGRDRAAAQDAIVVADVSRVYPGRRRGDAPVKALQNVSFRLEPGESMALVGQSGSGKSTLAKLITGVEKPSTGTVSFGDLRVDQLRRRQLHKLHADVQMVFQDPYAALNPLHTIEYTLTRPVVNFTGRSGAEARKRVLELLEIVGLTPVEQFAARLPHELSGGQRQRVVIARALASDPQVLIADEPVSMLDVSLRAGVLALLRDLRSEFGVSLLYITHDLLSARMVTDQIMVLHQGQVVESGQTAQVLRFPEHDYTTRLLDSIPQPARRFAATGTGGDTA; this is encoded by the coding sequence ATGAGCCTGCTCGACGTCAGGAACCTCAGCATCGTCTACGAACCGCGCGGCGCCGAGCCGACCACCGCGGTCAAGGACGCCACGTTCACCATCGAGGAAGGCGAGTTCGTCGGCCTGGTCGGCGAGTCGGGATCGGGCAAGTCCACGCTCGGCTTCGCGCTGACCCGGCTGGCCAAGCCCCCGGCGCGGATGGCCGGCGGCCAGATCCTCTTCGACGGCACCGACATCGCCCAGCTCGACACCGAGCAGCTGCGGGTGCAGCGGCACGGCGGGTTCGCCATGGTCCTCCAGTCCGGGATGAACGCGCTCAACCCGGTCCGCACCATCGGCAACCACTTCGGTGACATCTTCGCCGCCCACGGCCACGTGCCGAGGCCCCGGCGGCGCAGCCGGGCCGTCGAGCTCCTGGAGAAGGTCGAGCTGACCGAGTCGGTGCTCGACCGCTACCCGGGCGAGCTGTCCGGCGGTATGCGGCAGCGCGTCTCCATCGCCCTGGCGCTCTCCCTCGAACCCCGGCTGATGGTCTTCGACGAGCCCACCACCGCGCTGGACGTGATGGTCCAGCACGCCGTGATGCGCACCATCCGGGAGCTGCAGGAGAGCGAGGGCTTCACCGCCATCCTGATCAGCCACGACCTGGGCGTGGTCCTGGAGTCCACGGCCCGGGTGATGGTGATGAAGGACGGCGTCATCGTCGAGGACGCCCCCTCCAAGGACATCTTCGAGCGGCCCCAGCACGCCTACACCCGGGACCTGCTCGGCCACTACGCCGACCCGCGCGCCGAAGTGGTGGAGCTGCCCGGACTGCCCGCGATGGAGAAGGCCGCCGACGGGCGGAAGGCCGGCGACCGTCAGGCCGACGGGAAGAAGTCCTCGACGGGCGGCGGACGCGACCGCGCCGCGGCCCAGGACGCCATCGTGGTGGCGGACGTCAGCCGGGTCTACCCCGGGCGACGCCGCGGGGACGCCCCGGTGAAGGCCCTCCAGAACGTCTCCTTCCGGCTGGAGCCGGGCGAGTCGATGGCCCTGGTCGGCCAGAGCGGATCGGGCAAGTCCACCCTCGCCAAGCTGATCACCGGCGTGGAGAAGCCCAGCACCGGCACCGTCTCCTTCGGCGACCTGCGGGTGGACCAGCTGCGCCGCCGGCAGCTGCACAAGCTGCACGCGGATGTCCAGATGGTCTTCCAGGACCCGTACGCCGCGCTCAACCCGCTGCACACGATCGAGTACACGCTCACCCGGCCGGTGGTGAACTTCACCGGGCGCAGCGGGGCGGAGGCCCGGAAGCGGGTCCTCGAACTGCTGGAGATCGTGGGGCTGACCCCGGTCGAGCAGTTCGCCGCCCGGCTGCCGCACGAGCTCTCCGGCGGCCAGCGCCAGCGCGTGGTCATCGCCCGCGCCCTGGCCAGCGACCCGCAGGTGCTGATCGCCGACGAGCCGGTGTCCATGCTCGACGTCTCGCTGCGGGCCGGCGTGCTGGCCCTCCTGCGGGACCTGCGCAGCGAGTTCGGCGTCTCCCTGCTGTACATCACCCACGACCTGCTCTCGGCGCGCATGGTGACCGACCAGATCATGGTGCTGCACCAGGGCCAGGTGGTGGAGTCCGGGCAGACCGCCCAGGTGCTGCGCTTCCCCGAGCACGACTACACCACCCGGCTGCTGGACTCCATCCCGCAGCCCGCGCGCCGCTTCGCCGCCACCGGGACCGGAGGGGACACGGCGTGA
- a CDS encoding alpha-amylase family glycosyl hydrolase produces the protein MSAHRNPPSWLSEAVLYQIYPATFADSNGDGIGDLRGVLERLDYLKWLGVDTLWFSPCFASTFGDGGYDITDYLTIAPRYGTNEDADALIEAARARGMRIMLDLVPGHTSHQHPWFQEAVVNPDDHRYIWSDRVASPVRGWIPNHAARGGYYLANFYPIQPALNFGYARMDPAEPWRQPVTAEGPQANRAALREIMGYWFDRGVSGFRVDMAASLVKDDPGFVETGRLWAEMREWIDETYPGRILLSEWGDPKTAVPAGFHADFFLHFTGPALRSLWDNGTGSQGPWADGRPPYFDPEGQGTMSTFLDAWNEADTAIDGAGHAALPTANHDFSRLTCGPRTRDMVAPAFAFQLTWPSLPVIYYGDEIGMRYVPGLPDKEGSQLDSEARQGSRTPMQWDDTPGAGFSTASPERFYLPVDPDEDRPSVAAAQADEDSLLHHVRRLIALRKETPALGTGGSVRVLHRDYPFVYLRGDRHLVVVNGRREPATAPFPATGSVTPLAVHGVDVTASGIQAGGFSYGVFELDADTAAAL, from the coding sequence GTGAGCGCACATCGAAACCCGCCCTCCTGGCTCTCCGAGGCCGTGCTCTACCAGATCTATCCGGCGACCTTCGCCGACTCCAACGGCGACGGCATCGGGGACCTCCGCGGCGTGCTGGAACGCCTCGACTACCTGAAGTGGCTGGGCGTCGACACGCTCTGGTTCAGCCCCTGCTTCGCCTCGACCTTCGGCGACGGCGGCTACGACATCACCGACTACCTGACGATCGCCCCCCGCTACGGGACCAACGAGGACGCCGACGCGCTCATCGAGGCGGCCCGCGCCCGCGGGATGCGGATCATGCTCGACCTCGTCCCCGGGCACACCTCGCACCAGCACCCCTGGTTCCAGGAGGCCGTCGTCAACCCGGACGACCACCGCTACATCTGGTCGGACCGTGTCGCCTCGCCGGTGCGCGGCTGGATACCCAACCACGCGGCGCGCGGCGGCTACTACCTGGCCAACTTCTATCCCATCCAGCCGGCGCTCAACTTCGGCTACGCCCGGATGGACCCGGCCGAGCCGTGGCGGCAGCCGGTGACGGCGGAGGGCCCGCAGGCCAACCGCGCCGCGCTGCGCGAGATCATGGGCTACTGGTTCGACCGCGGTGTCTCCGGCTTCCGCGTCGACATGGCCGCCTCGCTGGTCAAGGACGACCCCGGGTTCGTCGAGACCGGCCGGCTCTGGGCGGAGATGCGGGAGTGGATCGACGAGACCTACCCCGGGCGCATCCTGCTGTCCGAGTGGGGCGACCCCAAGACCGCCGTGCCGGCCGGGTTCCACGCGGACTTCTTCCTGCACTTCACCGGGCCCGCGCTGCGCTCCCTGTGGGACAACGGCACCGGCAGCCAGGGGCCGTGGGCCGACGGCCGGCCGCCGTACTTCGACCCCGAGGGCCAGGGCACGATGAGCACCTTCCTGGACGCCTGGAACGAGGCCGACACGGCGATCGACGGCGCCGGCCACGCGGCCCTGCCCACCGCCAACCACGACTTCTCCCGGTTGACCTGCGGCCCCCGCACCCGCGACATGGTCGCCCCCGCCTTCGCCTTCCAGCTCACCTGGCCGTCGCTGCCCGTCATCTACTACGGCGACGAGATCGGCATGCGCTACGTTCCCGGGCTGCCCGACAAGGAGGGCAGCCAGCTCGACTCCGAGGCCCGCCAGGGCTCCCGGACGCCGATGCAGTGGGACGACACGCCCGGCGCCGGCTTCTCCACCGCGAGCCCGGAGCGGTTCTACCTGCCCGTCGACCCGGACGAGGACCGGCCCAGCGTGGCCGCCGCCCAGGCCGACGAGGACTCCCTCCTGCACCACGTCCGGCGGCTGATCGCGCTGCGCAAGGAGACCCCGGCCCTCGGCACCGGCGGTTCGGTGCGGGTGCTGCACCGCGACTACCCCTTCGTCTACCTCCGGGGCGACCGCCACCTCGTGGTCGTCAACGGGCGGCGCGAACCCGCGACGGCTCCGTTCCCCGCCACCGGTTCCGTCACGCCGCTCGCCGTCCACGGAGTCGACGTGACCGCCTCCGGCATCCAGGCCGGCGGGTTCTCCTACGGCGTCTTCGAGCTCGACGCGGACACCGCCGCGGCGCTCTGA
- a CDS encoding ABC transporter permease — translation MRYILRKFGLLLLTLWAAVTLNYALPRLMPGSPADAAIAKLSQNGPVSPSTRAAIEAQLGVPTGSWWHQYVQYLNTVVHLRFGVSYSFFPQKVSSMVAQALPWTLVMVGLVTVLAFVVGSLIGVAAAWKRGTWLDSLPTLSGAFLAAFPYFWTALLLVFFVGYVFGWFPTSGAYSADAVPNLSFHFLGDAAYHAVLPALTILITSLGGWILGMRNTMIGTIGEDYVTFAEANGLRGRTVALRYAARNALLPNLTGFGMALGGVVGGSLLVEQVFNYPGVGHLLYSAVTNHDYPLMQALFLMITVCVLVANFIVDVLYGVLDPRTRR, via the coding sequence ATGCGCTACATACTGCGCAAGTTCGGGCTGCTGCTGCTCACGTTGTGGGCAGCGGTCACGCTCAACTACGCACTCCCCCGGCTCATGCCGGGCTCGCCGGCCGACGCGGCCATCGCGAAGCTCTCGCAGAACGGCCCGGTGTCCCCATCGACCCGTGCCGCGATCGAGGCCCAACTGGGCGTGCCCACGGGCAGCTGGTGGCACCAGTACGTGCAGTACCTGAACACCGTCGTCCATCTGCGGTTCGGAGTGTCCTACTCCTTCTTCCCGCAGAAGGTGTCCAGCATGGTGGCCCAGGCGCTGCCCTGGACGCTGGTGATGGTGGGCCTGGTGACGGTGCTGGCCTTCGTCGTCGGTTCGCTGATCGGCGTGGCCGCGGCGTGGAAGCGCGGCACCTGGCTGGACTCGCTGCCCACCCTGTCCGGCGCGTTCCTCGCGGCGTTCCCCTACTTCTGGACCGCGCTGCTGCTGGTCTTCTTCGTCGGGTACGTCTTCGGCTGGTTCCCGACCTCGGGGGCCTACTCCGCGGACGCGGTGCCGAACCTGTCCTTCCACTTCCTCGGTGACGCGGCCTACCACGCGGTGCTGCCGGCGCTGACGATCCTGATCACCTCGCTCGGTGGCTGGATCCTCGGCATGCGCAACACGATGATCGGCACCATCGGCGAGGACTACGTGACCTTCGCCGAGGCCAACGGCCTGCGCGGACGCACCGTCGCCCTGCGCTACGCGGCCCGCAACGCGCTGCTGCCCAACCTCACCGGCTTCGGCATGGCACTGGGCGGCGTGGTCGGCGGTTCGCTGCTGGTCGAGCAGGTCTTCAACTACCCCGGCGTCGGCCACCTGCTGTACAGCGCGGTGACCAACCACGACTACCCGCTGATGCAGGCGCTCTTCCTGATGATCACGGTGTGCGTGCTGGTCGCGAACTTCATCGTGGACGTCCTCTACGGCGTCCTCGACCCCCGGACCAGGCGGTGA